In Kitasatospora sp. NA04385, a single genomic region encodes these proteins:
- a CDS encoding MarR family transcriptional regulator: MPGPELWSYVEIGLHIRVQTETVRSYKRHGLLPPPDRVDAGGHPRWYPETIRAWALARPGHR, translated from the coding sequence ATGCCCGGCCCGGAGCTCTGGTCCTACGTCGAGATCGGCCTGCACATCCGCGTGCAGACCGAGACCGTGCGCAGCTACAAGCGGCACGGACTGCTGCCCCCGCCCGACCGGGTGGACGCCGGAGGCCACCCCCGCTGGTACCCGGAGACGATCCGGGCCTGGGCGCTGGCCCGCCCCGGCCACCGTTAG
- a CDS encoding helix-turn-helix transcriptional regulator, whose product METSTALYARLLADPGLPLDSLRDELGYGESEFEQAMDELRGLGLLRGTTATTSGVAAVSIDTAVRRLLADSDRRFTELLGEARRTRDRVERLHAHYLPLQTGTAHELVRGADRVAALLEDAARAARTEALSLRPGQDQSENGLAEKLARERIALAHRVTLRTIYPAAALHQGGVLSHVQALTAAGAHIRVAHTLPLWLIVVDAGLAVLPAPGEPPGSAAVVVRDPAVVGVVRELFEHFWAASWIPPELLGRTTPDDRHREVLRLLAAGLTDQAIGRKLEISDRTVRRLVADLTTALGAQSRFQAGVHAARLGWI is encoded by the coding sequence GTGGAGACCAGTACCGCCCTGTACGCCCGCCTGCTCGCCGACCCCGGCCTGCCACTGGACTCCCTGCGCGACGAACTCGGGTACGGGGAAAGCGAGTTCGAGCAGGCGATGGACGAACTGCGCGGCCTCGGGCTCCTCCGGGGGACGACCGCGACCACCAGCGGGGTGGCCGCCGTCTCGATCGACACCGCGGTGCGCCGGCTGCTCGCCGACTCCGACCGCCGCTTCACCGAACTGCTCGGCGAGGCCCGCCGCACCCGGGACCGGGTCGAGCGGCTGCACGCCCACTACCTGCCGCTGCAGACCGGCACCGCCCACGAGCTGGTCCGCGGCGCCGACCGGGTCGCCGCCCTGCTGGAGGACGCCGCCCGGGCCGCCCGCACCGAGGCGCTGTCGCTGCGCCCCGGCCAGGACCAGTCCGAGAACGGCCTGGCCGAGAAGCTCGCCCGGGAGCGGATCGCCCTGGCCCACCGGGTCACCCTGCGCACCATTTACCCCGCCGCCGCCCTGCACCAGGGCGGCGTCCTCTCCCACGTCCAGGCGCTGACCGCGGCCGGCGCGCACATCCGGGTCGCGCACACCCTGCCGCTGTGGCTGATCGTGGTCGACGCGGGCCTGGCCGTGCTGCCCGCGCCCGGGGAGCCGCCGGGCAGCGCCGCGGTGGTGGTCCGCGACCCGGCCGTGGTCGGCGTGGTCCGCGAGCTCTTCGAGCACTTCTGGGCGGCCAGCTGGATCCCGCCGGAACTGCTCGGCCGCACCACCCCCGACGACCGCCACCGCGAGGTGCTGCGGCTGCTCGCGGCCGGGCTCACCGACCAGGCGATCGGCCGCAAGCTGGAGATCTCCGACCGCACGGTGCGCCGCCTGGTCGCCGACCTGACCACGGCGCTCGGCGCGCAGTCGCGCTTCCAGGCGGGCGTGCACGCGGCCCGGCTGGGCTGGATCTAG
- a CDS encoding putative leader peptide, translating into MRSVDVSNQAPGTRLVARLHVDLCRLASAICPGTAAR; encoded by the coding sequence ATGCGTTCCGTCGATGTGAGCAATCAGGCCCCAGGCACCCGCCTCGTGGCGCGCCTGCACGTCGACCTGTGCCGGCTCGCCAGCGCGATCTGTCCCGGCACCGCCGCGCGCTGA
- a CDS encoding MoaD/ThiS family protein — MAIEVRIPTILRTYTDGAKAVDGNGANLGELFTDLDSRHPGIAARLLDGGELRRFVNVYLNDEDVRFLDGITTAVADGDSVTILPAVAGGMK; from the coding sequence ATGGCCATCGAGGTCCGCATCCCGACCATCCTCCGTACCTACACCGACGGCGCCAAGGCCGTCGACGGCAACGGCGCCAACCTCGGGGAGCTCTTCACCGACCTCGACTCCCGCCACCCCGGCATCGCCGCCCGGCTGCTGGACGGCGGCGAGCTGCGCCGCTTCGTCAACGTCTACCTGAACGACGAGGACGTCCGCTTCCTGGACGGCATCACCACCGCCGTCGCCGACGGCGACAGCGTCACCATCCTCCCGGCCGTGGCCGGCGGTATGAAGTAA
- a CDS encoding DUF2017 domain-containing protein: protein MAGLFESAGNGGAAIALDEFEASILRSLEVQMLELIGPPPGGESDDPLAALFAEGPSEAPGDPALLRLFPDAYGGPGAPEDPRTAERSAEFRRYTELDLRARKREDALSVVRALDGLGGAGGVLEVKPAEFPHWLGALNDLRLTLGTRLEVTEEDEEGLYRLPDSDPRKPLVIAYLWLGALQESLLEAMAG, encoded by the coding sequence ATGGCCGGTTTGTTCGAGAGTGCGGGCAACGGCGGCGCGGCGATCGCGCTGGACGAGTTCGAGGCGTCCATCCTGCGCTCGCTGGAAGTGCAGATGCTGGAGCTGATCGGGCCGCCGCCCGGCGGGGAGAGCGACGACCCGCTGGCCGCGCTGTTCGCCGAGGGCCCGAGCGAGGCCCCCGGCGACCCGGCGCTGCTGCGGCTGTTCCCCGACGCGTACGGTGGCCCGGGCGCCCCCGAGGACCCGCGGACCGCCGAGCGCTCCGCCGAGTTCCGCCGCTACACAGAGCTGGACCTGCGGGCCCGCAAGCGCGAGGACGCGCTGTCGGTGGTCCGGGCGCTGGACGGGCTGGGCGGCGCGGGCGGGGTGCTGGAGGTCAAGCCGGCCGAGTTCCCGCACTGGCTGGGCGCGTTGAACGACCTGCGGCTGACCCTGGGCACCCGGCTGGAGGTCACCGAGGAGGACGAGGAGGGCCTGTACCGGCTGCCCGACTCCGACCCGCGCAAGCCGCTGGTGATCGCCTACCTGTGGCTGGGCGCGCTGCAGGAGAGCCTGCTGGAGGCGATGGCGGGCTGA
- a CDS encoding branched-chain amino acid transaminase: MAIPESSVIWFDGALVPWQEARVHVLTHALHYGTGVLEGTRVFETADGPAVFRLDEHLARLERSARMLRIELPYSREELSAATLALVAANGHRSCYLRHLAFLGYGSMGLDMRHSPTSVSIASWEWPAYLAAERGLRLMTSSWRRTDPNSVPPAAKATGPYLNSALARREASDAGFDEALLLAPDGTVSECSSENVFTVRDGVLRTPPGSAGALEGITQDTLLTLARDLGVEVRVEDLLRSDLYAADEVFVSGTAAGVVPVASLDNRELPSAEGELTKKLGEAYRAAVSGADARYRHWLTPVQSS; encoded by the coding sequence ATGGCGATTCCCGAGTCTTCCGTGATCTGGTTCGACGGCGCGCTGGTGCCCTGGCAGGAGGCCCGCGTCCACGTGCTGACGCACGCGCTGCACTACGGCACCGGGGTGCTGGAGGGCACCCGGGTGTTCGAGACGGCCGACGGCCCGGCGGTGTTCCGGCTGGACGAGCATCTGGCCCGGCTGGAGCGCAGTGCCCGCATGCTGAGAATCGAACTCCCGTACAGCCGGGAGGAGTTGTCCGCGGCGACGCTCGCCCTGGTGGCGGCGAACGGCCACCGCTCGTGCTACCTGCGGCACCTGGCGTTCCTGGGCTACGGCTCGATGGGGCTGGACATGCGGCACTCCCCCACCAGCGTGTCGATCGCCTCCTGGGAGTGGCCGGCCTACCTGGCGGCGGAGCGCGGGCTGCGGCTGATGACCAGCAGCTGGCGGCGCACCGACCCCAACTCCGTCCCCCCGGCGGCGAAGGCCACCGGCCCGTACCTCAACTCGGCGCTGGCCCGGCGGGAGGCGAGCGACGCGGGGTTCGACGAGGCGCTGCTGCTGGCCCCGGACGGCACGGTCAGCGAGTGCAGTTCGGAGAACGTGTTCACGGTCCGCGACGGGGTGCTGCGCACGCCGCCGGGCAGCGCGGGCGCCCTGGAGGGCATCACCCAGGACACCCTGCTGACGCTGGCCCGGGACCTGGGCGTGGAGGTGCGGGTGGAGGACCTGCTGCGTTCGGACCTGTACGCGGCCGACGAGGTGTTCGTCTCCGGGACGGCCGCCGGGGTGGTGCCGGTGGCCTCCCTGGACAACCGCGAACTACCCTCCGCGGAGGGCGAGTTGACCAAGAAGCTGGGCGAGGCGTACCGGGCCGCGGTGAGCGGCGCGGACGCCCGCTACCGGCACTGGCTGACGCCGGTTCAGAGCTCGTAG
- a CDS encoding MBL fold metallo-hydrolase codes for MKLTVVGCSGSFPSVDSPCSSYLVEHDGYRLVVDLGNGALGALQKYAGLYDVDAVLLSHLHADHCVDLCAYWVARNYRVEGCPDPLPVHGPSGTAERLARAYDMPEKPGMTEVFDFRDLTDGARLALGPFTVTAARVNHLDCEAYGFRIEAGGRSLVYSGDTGVCSDLVELARGADLFLCEAAYTDGKETFDSIHLNGTQAGEHAAAAGAARLVLTHIPPWTDAERNRRDAAAAFPGPVELARAGAVYEL; via the coding sequence ATGAAACTGACCGTGGTGGGGTGCTCGGGGAGCTTCCCGTCCGTGGACTCCCCGTGCTCCAGCTACCTGGTGGAGCACGACGGCTACCGCCTGGTCGTCGACCTCGGCAACGGCGCGCTCGGCGCGCTGCAGAAGTACGCCGGCCTGTACGACGTGGACGCCGTCCTGCTCAGCCACCTGCACGCCGACCACTGCGTCGACCTGTGCGCGTACTGGGTGGCCCGCAACTACCGGGTCGAGGGCTGCCCCGACCCGCTGCCCGTGCACGGCCCGAGCGGCACCGCCGAGCGGCTCGCCCGGGCCTACGACATGCCGGAGAAACCCGGCATGACCGAGGTGTTCGACTTCCGCGACCTCACCGACGGCGCCCGGCTCGCGCTCGGCCCGTTCACCGTCACCGCCGCCCGGGTCAACCACCTGGACTGCGAGGCGTACGGCTTCCGGATCGAGGCCGGCGGCCGCAGCCTGGTCTACTCCGGGGACACCGGCGTCTGCTCCGACCTGGTCGAACTCGCCCGCGGCGCCGACCTGTTCCTGTGCGAGGCGGCCTACACGGACGGCAAGGAGACCTTCGACTCCATCCACCTCAACGGCACCCAGGCCGGCGAGCACGCCGCCGCCGCCGGGGCGGCCCGGCTGGTGCTCACCCACATCCCCCCGTGGACCGACGCCGAGCGCAACCGCCGGGACGCCGCCGCCGCCTTCCCCGGCCCGGTCGAACTGGCCCGGGCCGGAGCCGTCTACGAGCTCTGA
- a CDS encoding PLP-dependent cysteine synthase family protein, translating to MRYDSPIEAIGNTPLVRLPRLSAGVPGNEDGRVTLWAKLEDRNPTGSIKDRPALRMIERAEAEGRLTPGCTVLEPTSGNTGISLAMAAKLKGYRMVCVMPENTSEERRELLRMWGAEIISSPAAGGSNTAVRIAKEIAAEHPDWVMLYQYGNPDNAGAHYATTGPEILADLPTITHFVAGLGTTGTLMGIGRYLREKVPGVQIVAAEPRYDDLVYGLRNLDEGFVPELYDAEVLTTRFSVGSADAVTRTRELLQQEGIFAGVSTGAVAHAAIGVARKAAKAGERADVVFVVADGGWKYLSTGIYTAETTEAAVEALQGQLWA from the coding sequence ATGCGCTACGACAGCCCGATCGAGGCCATCGGCAACACGCCCCTGGTGCGGTTGCCGAGGCTCTCGGCCGGCGTCCCCGGGAACGAGGACGGCCGGGTCACGCTCTGGGCCAAGCTGGAGGACCGCAACCCGACCGGCTCGATCAAGGACCGCCCGGCGCTGCGCATGATCGAGCGCGCCGAGGCGGAGGGCCGGCTCACCCCCGGCTGCACCGTCCTGGAGCCCACCAGCGGCAACACCGGCATCTCGCTCGCCATGGCGGCCAAGCTCAAGGGCTACCGGATGGTCTGCGTGATGCCGGAGAACACCAGCGAGGAGCGCCGCGAGCTGCTCCGGATGTGGGGCGCGGAGATCATCTCCTCGCCCGCCGCCGGCGGCTCCAACACCGCGGTGCGGATCGCCAAGGAGATCGCCGCCGAGCACCCCGACTGGGTGATGCTCTACCAGTACGGCAACCCGGACAACGCGGGCGCGCACTACGCCACCACCGGCCCGGAGATCCTCGCGGACCTGCCCACCATCACCCACTTCGTGGCGGGCCTGGGCACCACCGGCACCCTGATGGGCATCGGCCGCTACCTGCGCGAGAAGGTCCCGGGCGTGCAGATCGTCGCCGCCGAGCCCCGCTACGACGACCTGGTCTACGGCCTGCGCAACCTCGACGAGGGCTTCGTCCCCGAGCTGTACGACGCCGAGGTGCTCACCACCCGCTTCTCGGTCGGCTCGGCCGACGCGGTCACCCGCACCCGTGAACTCCTCCAGCAGGAGGGCATCTTCGCGGGCGTCTCCACCGGCGCGGTCGCACACGCGGCGATCGGCGTGGCCCGCAAGGCCGCCAAGGCCGGCGAGCGGGCGGACGTGGTGTTCGTGGTCGCCGACGGCGGCTGGAAGTACCTGTCCACCGGCATCTACACCGCCGAGACCACCGAGGCGGCGGTCGAGGCGCTGCAGGGCCAGCTCTGGGCCTGA
- a CDS encoding isochorismatase family protein, protein MHRALIVVDVQNDFCEGGSLPVAGGAEVAAAITDLIAESAPGYAHIVATRDHHIDPGPHFAAEPDYVRSWPAHCVAGTEGVGFHPNFAPSVTSGAVEAVFSKGAHAAAYSGFEGFDEHGGTLTDWLNERGVTDVDVVGIATDHCVRATALDAAREGFATRVLLDLTAGVAPATTATALDELRAAGVELTGTPIVRG, encoded by the coding sequence ATGCACCGGGCCCTGATCGTCGTCGACGTGCAGAACGACTTCTGCGAGGGCGGCAGCCTTCCCGTCGCCGGCGGGGCCGAGGTCGCGGCCGCGATCACCGACCTGATCGCCGAATCCGCCCCCGGCTACGCCCACATCGTCGCCACCCGCGACCACCACATCGACCCCGGCCCGCACTTCGCCGCCGAGCCCGACTACGTCCGCTCCTGGCCCGCGCACTGCGTGGCCGGCACCGAGGGCGTGGGCTTCCACCCCAACTTCGCCCCCTCGGTGACCTCCGGCGCGGTCGAGGCGGTCTTCTCCAAGGGCGCGCACGCCGCCGCCTACAGCGGCTTCGAGGGCTTCGACGAGCACGGCGGCACGCTCACCGACTGGCTGAACGAGCGCGGCGTCACCGACGTCGACGTGGTCGGCATCGCCACCGACCACTGCGTCCGCGCCACCGCCCTGGACGCCGCCCGCGAGGGCTTCGCCACCCGCGTCCTGCTCGACCTGACGGCCGGGGTCGCCCCCGCCACCACCGCCACCGCGCTGGACGAACTGCGGGCCGCGGGCGTCGAGTTGACCGGCACCCCGATCGTCCGCGGCTGA
- a CDS encoding nicotinate phosphoribosyltransferase, translating to MDAITAHRSSALLTDRYELTMLQAALRSGAAHRRSVFEVFTRRLPDGRRYGVLAGTGRVLDAIEDFRFTTPQLDWLADQRVVDEPTLRFLADYRFGGSVHGYPEGEAYFPGSPLLTVEGSFAEAVILETVILSILNHDSAIAAAASRMTAAAGDRPVIEMGARRAHEQSAVAAARAAYLAGFAATSDLEAGFTHGIPTTGTAAHAFTLLHDSERDAFTAQIDSMGRDTTLLVDTYDLGEAVRTAVEVAGPQLGAVRIDSGDLTLLAHRVRRQLDELGATGTKIIVTSDLDEYAIAALAAAPVDGYGVGTSLVTGSGHPTCAMVYKLVARESVPGGELVPVAKRSAGGKSSVGGRKWAARRPDRDGVAEAEVVGTGPVPAELEPHLLHVPLITDGRVVGREPLEAARERHRRARAALPLSATQLSRGEPVIATERYAG from the coding sequence ATGGACGCCATCACCGCGCACCGCAGCTCCGCGCTGCTCACCGACCGCTACGAGCTGACCATGCTGCAGGCCGCGCTGCGCAGCGGCGCCGCCCACCGCCGCTCGGTCTTCGAGGTCTTCACCCGCCGCCTGCCCGACGGCCGCCGCTACGGCGTGCTGGCCGGCACCGGCCGGGTGCTGGACGCCATCGAGGACTTCCGCTTCACCACGCCGCAGCTCGACTGGCTGGCCGACCAGCGGGTGGTGGACGAGCCGACCCTGCGCTTCCTCGCCGACTACCGCTTCGGCGGCAGCGTGCACGGCTACCCCGAGGGCGAGGCGTACTTCCCCGGCTCGCCGCTGCTCACCGTCGAGGGCAGCTTCGCCGAGGCGGTGATCCTGGAGACGGTCATCCTGTCGATCCTCAACCACGACTCGGCGATCGCCGCCGCGGCCTCCCGGATGACCGCCGCCGCGGGCGACCGCCCGGTGATCGAGATGGGCGCCCGACGGGCCCACGAGCAGTCCGCGGTCGCCGCCGCCCGGGCCGCCTACCTGGCCGGCTTCGCCGCCACCTCGGACCTGGAGGCGGGCTTCACCCACGGCATCCCGACCACCGGCACCGCCGCGCACGCCTTCACCCTGCTGCACGACAGCGAGCGGGACGCCTTCACCGCCCAGATCGACTCGATGGGCCGCGACACCACCCTGCTGGTGGACACCTACGACCTCGGCGAGGCGGTCCGCACCGCCGTCGAGGTGGCCGGACCGCAGCTGGGCGCCGTCCGGATCGACTCCGGCGACCTGACCCTGCTGGCCCACCGGGTGCGCCGCCAGCTCGACGAGCTCGGCGCCACCGGCACGAAGATCATCGTCACCTCCGACCTGGACGAGTACGCCATCGCCGCGCTGGCCGCCGCCCCGGTCGACGGCTACGGCGTCGGCACCAGCCTGGTCACCGGCAGCGGCCACCCGACCTGCGCGATGGTCTACAAGCTGGTCGCCCGCGAGTCGGTGCCCGGCGGCGAGCTGGTGCCGGTCGCCAAGCGCTCGGCCGGCGGCAAGAGCAGCGTCGGCGGCCGCAAGTGGGCCGCCCGCCGCCCCGACCGGGACGGCGTCGCCGAGGCCGAGGTGGTCGGCACCGGCCCCGTCCCCGCCGAGCTGGAACCGCACCTGCTGCACGTCCCGCTGATCACCGACGGCCGGGTGGTCGGCCGCGAACCGCTGGAGGCCGCCCGCGAGCGCCACCGCCGGGCCCGCGCCGCGCTGCCGCTGTCGGCCACCCAGCTCTCCCGCGGCGAGCCGGTGATCGCCACCGAGCGGTACGCCGGCTGA
- a CDS encoding Mov34/MPN/PAD-1 family protein: protein MLTITRELRDRIVAHARADHPDEACGVIAGPAGTGRPERFIPMLNAARSPTFYEFDSGDLFKLYREMDDLDEEPVVIYHSHTATEAYPSRTDVSYASEPFAHYVLVSTAEGTAEEDPYQFRSFRIVDGVITEEDVEVVEAYAA, encoded by the coding sequence ATGCTGACCATCACCCGAGAACTGCGCGACCGGATCGTCGCCCACGCCCGCGCCGACCACCCGGACGAGGCGTGCGGCGTGATCGCCGGACCGGCCGGCACCGGGCGCCCCGAGCGGTTCATCCCGATGCTCAACGCGGCCCGCTCGCCCACCTTCTACGAGTTCGACTCCGGCGACCTGTTCAAGCTCTACCGCGAGATGGACGACCTCGACGAGGAGCCGGTGGTGATCTACCACTCGCACACCGCCACCGAGGCCTACCCGTCCCGCACCGACGTGAGCTACGCCTCCGAGCCGTTCGCGCACTACGTGCTGGTCTCCACCGCCGAGGGCACCGCCGAGGAGGACCCCTACCAGTTCCGTTCGTTCCGCATCGTGGACGGCGTGATCACGGAGGAAGACGTGGAGGTGGTCGAGGCGTACGCCGCCTGA
- the clpS gene encoding ATP-dependent Clp protease adapter ClpS produces the protein MSVAPVEIERPEVEGVPVAEPDTPWVTIVHNDPVNLMSYVQHVFQSYFGYPKDKARRLMMDVHQKGRAVVSSGTREEMERDVQAMHGYGLWATLQHD, from the coding sequence GTGAGTGTCGCGCCGGTGGAGATCGAGCGCCCGGAGGTGGAGGGGGTTCCGGTCGCGGAACCGGACACGCCGTGGGTGACCATCGTCCACAACGACCCGGTCAACCTGATGAGCTACGTCCAGCACGTCTTCCAGAGCTACTTCGGCTACCCGAAGGACAAGGCGCGCCGACTGATGATGGACGTGCACCAGAAGGGGCGCGCGGTGGTCTCCAGCGGCACCCGCGAGGAGATGGAGCGCGACGTGCAGGCGATGCACGGCTACGGCCTGTGGGCCACCCTGCAGCACGACTGA
- a CDS encoding amino acid permease gives MTQQVTDEAARPVPEEEGYQRGLGGRQIQMIAIGGAIGTGLFLGAGTAISKAGPSLVLSYAVAGAVIFMIMRALGELLTYRPVAGSFAEYAREFLGPFAGFVTGWTYWLFWVVTGMAETTAAAVYVRFWEPGIPQWTTALAFLLVLYAANLISVKLFGEIEFWFSMVKVTAILGMILIGIGVLTLGFSDAGDTASVTHLWQDGGFFPRGVGSTVMTLQIVMFAYLGVELVGVTAGESEDPQKTLPRAINTLPLRIALFYVGALVVILSLVPWTEFQPGVSPFVAAFGKIGIPAAAGIINFVVLTAALSSCNSGMYSTGRMLRDLALRRQAPGRLTRLNARRTPATAITVSCLLMGAGVVLNYCVPERAFQYITSIATVCGLWTWGVILASQLRYRAAWTSGRLPAPSFRAPGGNWSRWLALAFLALVAVLIALDPDARISLYVFPGWALCLAVGYAVLRRRDPAALQGGPEARLRAQDGA, from the coding sequence ATGACCCAGCAGGTGACGGACGAGGCGGCCCGGCCGGTCCCCGAGGAGGAGGGCTACCAGCGCGGCCTCGGCGGCCGGCAGATCCAGATGATCGCGATCGGCGGCGCGATCGGCACCGGCCTGTTCCTCGGCGCCGGCACCGCCATCTCCAAGGCCGGCCCCAGCCTGGTCCTCAGCTACGCGGTGGCCGGCGCGGTGATCTTCATGATCATGCGGGCGCTCGGCGAACTGCTCACCTACCGCCCGGTGGCGGGCAGCTTCGCCGAGTACGCCCGGGAGTTCCTCGGCCCGTTCGCGGGCTTCGTCACCGGCTGGACGTACTGGCTGTTCTGGGTGGTCACCGGCATGGCCGAGACCACCGCCGCCGCCGTCTACGTCCGCTTCTGGGAGCCCGGCATCCCGCAGTGGACCACCGCGCTGGCCTTCCTGCTGGTGCTGTACGCCGCCAACCTGATCTCGGTGAAGCTGTTCGGCGAGATCGAGTTCTGGTTCTCGATGGTCAAGGTCACCGCCATCCTCGGGATGATCCTGATCGGCATCGGCGTGCTCACCCTGGGCTTCTCGGACGCCGGGGACACCGCCTCGGTCACCCACCTGTGGCAGGACGGCGGCTTCTTCCCCCGGGGCGTCGGCTCCACCGTGATGACGCTGCAGATCGTCATGTTCGCCTACCTCGGCGTGGAACTGGTCGGCGTCACCGCGGGCGAGAGCGAGGACCCGCAGAAGACCCTGCCGCGCGCCATCAACACCCTGCCGCTGCGGATCGCGCTGTTCTACGTCGGCGCCCTGGTGGTCATCCTGTCGCTGGTGCCGTGGACCGAGTTCCAGCCCGGCGTCAGCCCGTTCGTCGCCGCGTTCGGGAAGATCGGCATCCCGGCGGCCGCCGGGATCATCAACTTCGTGGTGCTCACCGCCGCGCTCTCCTCCTGCAACTCCGGGATGTACTCCACCGGCCGGATGCTGCGCGACCTGGCCCTGCGCCGACAGGCCCCCGGCCGGCTCACCAGGCTCAACGCCCGCCGCACCCCGGCCACCGCGATCACCGTCTCCTGCCTGCTGATGGGCGCCGGCGTGGTGCTCAACTACTGCGTCCCGGAACGGGCGTTCCAGTACATCACCTCGATCGCCACCGTCTGCGGCCTGTGGACCTGGGGCGTCATCCTGGCCAGCCAGCTCCGCTACCGCGCCGCCTGGACCTCCGGCCGGCTGCCCGCGCCCTCCTTTCGCGCCCCCGGCGGCAACTGGAGCCGCTGGCTGGCGCTGGCCTTCCTCGCCCTGGTCGCCGTCCTGATCGCGCTCGACCCGGACGCCCGGATCTCGCTGTACGTCTTCCCCGGCTGGGCGCTGTGCCTGGCCGTCGGCTACGCGGTGCTGCGCCGCCGCGACCCGGCCGCCCTGCAGGGCGGACCGGAGGCCCGGCTCCGCGCGCAGGACGGCGCCTGA
- a CDS encoding PTS transporter subunit EIIC — MSTTAQNSRPASAPGGRELRSRIFAALQKIGRSLQLPIAVLPAAGILLRLGKEDVFGDQGLGWTRVAEVFSASGHAVFDWMPLLFCVGIAIGYAKKSDGSTALAALVGFLTYHQVLTAFPKTGYQELPGRDVAATYQDPGVLGGVVVGLLSAILWQRLHRTRLVDWLGFFNGRRLVPIVMAFVGTALGVLFGLCWGPIGGLVDRFSTWAIGLGALGSGLFGLINRALLPFGLHQFANTFFWQQAGTYKVGTQEFHGDQTRFFQHDLAAGQFMSGFFPIMMFGLPAAALAIAHCARPERRRAVLGMMFSLALTSFATGITEPIEFAFLFIAPVLYALHAVLTGLSMAVTWALGVHHGFTFSAGVIDYVLNWNLATEPWLIVPIGLCFAAVYYTLFRFVILRFDLKTPGREDDDGFEDG, encoded by the coding sequence ATGAGTACGACCGCGCAGAACTCCCGGCCGGCGTCGGCACCCGGTGGACGGGAGCTGCGCTCCCGGATCTTCGCGGCCCTCCAGAAGATCGGCCGCAGCCTCCAGCTCCCGATCGCCGTGCTGCCCGCCGCCGGCATCCTGCTGCGGCTCGGCAAGGAGGACGTCTTCGGCGACCAGGGCCTGGGCTGGACCAGGGTGGCCGAGGTGTTCTCCGCCTCGGGGCACGCCGTCTTCGACTGGATGCCGCTGCTGTTCTGCGTGGGCATCGCCATCGGCTACGCGAAGAAGTCCGACGGCTCCACCGCGCTCGCCGCGCTGGTCGGCTTCCTCACCTACCACCAGGTGCTCACCGCCTTCCCGAAGACCGGCTACCAGGAGCTGCCCGGCCGGGACGTCGCGGCCACCTACCAGGACCCGGGCGTGCTCGGCGGCGTGGTGGTCGGCCTGCTCTCCGCGATCCTGTGGCAGCGGCTGCACCGCACCCGGCTGGTCGACTGGCTGGGCTTCTTCAACGGGCGCCGGCTGGTCCCGATCGTGATGGCCTTCGTCGGCACCGCGCTGGGCGTCCTCTTCGGCCTGTGCTGGGGCCCGATCGGCGGCCTGGTCGACCGCTTCAGCACCTGGGCGATCGGGCTGGGCGCGCTCGGCTCCGGCCTGTTCGGCCTGATCAACCGGGCCCTGCTGCCGTTCGGGCTGCACCAGTTCGCCAACACCTTCTTCTGGCAGCAGGCCGGGACGTACAAGGTGGGCACCCAGGAGTTCCACGGCGACCAGACCCGGTTCTTCCAGCACGACCTCGCGGCCGGCCAGTTCATGTCCGGCTTCTTCCCGATCATGATGTTCGGCCTGCCCGCCGCCGCCCTGGCCATCGCCCACTGCGCCCGCCCGGAGCGCCGCCGGGCCGTCCTCGGCATGATGTTCTCGCTGGCCCTGACCTCCTTCGCCACCGGCATCACCGAGCCGATCGAGTTCGCCTTCCTGTTCATCGCCCCCGTCCTGTACGCCCTGCACGCCGTGCTCACCGGCCTGTCCATGGCCGTCACCTGGGCGCTGGGCGTGCACCACGGCTTCACCTTCTCCGCGGGCGTCATCGACTACGTGCTGAACTGGAACCTGGCCACCGAACCCTGGCTGATCGTCCCGATCGGGCTGTGCTTCGCGGCGGTCTACTACACGCTCTTCCGGTTCGTCATCCTGCGCTTCGACCTCAAGACGCCGGGCCGCGAGGACGACGACGGCTTCGAGGACGGGTGA